A region from the Desulfomarina profundi genome encodes:
- a CDS encoding DUF72 domain-containing protein has product MVKRNKPAWPDFKAQPRQANENPTAAVRPSAVGYTDKPAWPDFKAQPRQANENPTAAKRPPTVKFSDREGEVDIGTCGYSYREWVDSGFYPAGTKSSEMLARYGRFFSVVELNYTWYQMAREEAIARMVEKAPGHLRFAAKLTRTMTHERVDDWQRELKDYIRGISPLGKRLLAVLIQLPPDFDRTVAHRSYLAALLDGLSSLPVAVEFRHPSWARDSVFAELERRRVSLVTVDCPLLPDLFPPLDVVTHPGLFYIRFHGRNRVGWRSANMQKKFHYDYSTEELHRYADDRIRPMMSKAARGLLFFNNHVGAHAPRNAQKLARILAGK; this is encoded by the coding sequence ATGGTGAAACGAAATAAACCGGCATGGCCGGATTTTAAGGCTCAGCCCCGACAGGCAAATGAAAATCCGACTGCAGCGGTACGACCTTCAGCAGTGGGATATACAGATAAACCAGCATGGCCGGATTTTAAGGCTCAGCCCCGACAGGCAAATGAAAATCCGACTGCAGCGAAACGGCCTCCCACGGTGAAATTCTCGGACAGGGAAGGAGAGGTGGATATCGGCACCTGTGGGTATTCATACAGGGAGTGGGTGGACAGCGGTTTTTATCCGGCCGGCACAAAGAGCAGTGAAATGCTGGCCCGGTACGGTCGTTTCTTTTCCGTGGTTGAACTGAACTATACCTGGTATCAGATGGCTCGGGAAGAGGCCATTGCACGTATGGTGGAAAAGGCGCCTGGCCATTTGCGTTTTGCCGCCAAACTGACCCGCACCATGACCCATGAACGTGTTGATGACTGGCAGCGGGAGTTGAAAGATTATATCCGGGGAATCTCGCCCCTGGGAAAACGGCTGCTCGCTGTTCTGATACAACTTCCACCTGATTTTGACAGAACAGTTGCCCATCGCAGCTACCTGGCGGCTCTGCTGGATGGCCTCTCTTCACTGCCGGTGGCGGTGGAGTTCCGCCATCCCTCTTGGGCCCGGGACAGTGTTTTTGCCGAACTGGAAAGGCGCCGGGTCAGCCTGGTCACCGTTGACTGCCCCCTGCTGCCGGATCTCTTTCCGCCTCTTGATGTGGTAACTCATCCGGGTCTTTTTTATATCCGTTTTCATGGGCGGAACAGGGTGGGATGGCGTTCTGCCAATATGCAGAAAAAATTTCACTATGACTATTCAACTGAAGAACTGCATCGATATGCGGATGATCGTATCAGACCAATGATGAGTAAGGCAGCACGGGGCCTGCTCTTCTTCAACAATCATGTGGGGGCTCACGCCCCCCGCAACGCCCAGAAGCTGGCCCGCATTCTCGCAGGGAAATAA
- a CDS encoding DNA polymerase Y family protein: protein MGAGFGLRERSVLHLNVADFAVSVERVVDCTLRGRPLIIAPRGVRTVVYDMSEEAYRDGVRKGMGLQHAMKRCRRAMLLPPRPRLYRKAMVAFFKEVRSYSPLVESGGIDGHFFVDVTGTHRLHGPPPDVGLRLRRYARNHLGINPIWSLGSSRLVAKVASRLVKPVGEYIVAPGEETDFLAPLPVDLLPGLTGMELRKIKELQLMTVGSLAGLTREQLMVVFTDRFDHLYNISRGIDTTVIGMKAGGDAVKCEHIFENDTNNRHDVERAISHLVDRVGYRLRAKRQVAGRVGIRLRYSDGRQLLRSASLRRGSNSDFVLHRQALVALQRVWLRRTRIRSCLLICDRLQKQSPQLSLFPEVENCCRRELLDAMDAIRSRFGEDVVRRGGVKRVCNPSGS, encoded by the coding sequence ATGGGAGCAGGATTCGGGTTGCGTGAGAGGTCCGTTCTCCATCTGAACGTGGCCGATTTTGCGGTATCTGTTGAGCGGGTGGTGGATTGTACTCTGCGGGGACGGCCCCTTATCATAGCTCCCAGGGGAGTGCGAACGGTCGTTTATGATATGAGTGAGGAGGCATACAGAGACGGCGTGCGCAAAGGTATGGGGCTGCAGCATGCCATGAAAAGATGCAGACGGGCGATGTTGCTGCCTCCGCGTCCCCGGCTTTACAGAAAGGCAATGGTTGCCTTTTTCAAAGAAGTTCGCAGCTATTCGCCCCTGGTGGAGAGTGGTGGCATAGATGGTCATTTTTTTGTCGATGTGACGGGAACCCACCGACTCCATGGTCCACCCCCGGATGTGGGACTGCGTCTTCGCCGGTATGCCCGTAATCATCTCGGTATTAATCCCATCTGGTCTCTGGGATCCAGTAGACTGGTGGCGAAGGTGGCTTCCCGCCTGGTAAAACCGGTGGGGGAATATATTGTCGCTCCCGGTGAAGAAACCGATTTTCTGGCACCTCTGCCGGTGGATCTTCTGCCGGGTTTGACCGGGATGGAGTTACGGAAGATAAAGGAGTTGCAATTGATGACTGTCGGTTCCCTGGCCGGTCTGACCAGGGAGCAGCTTATGGTGGTCTTTACTGATCGTTTTGATCATCTTTATAATATCAGCAGGGGGATTGATACCACTGTGATCGGTATGAAGGCTGGTGGGGATGCTGTGAAGTGTGAGCACATTTTTGAAAATGATACCAATAACCGGCATGACGTGGAAAGGGCGATCAGTCATCTGGTTGACCGGGTCGGATACAGACTTCGCGCAAAACGGCAGGTGGCAGGACGTGTGGGTATTCGGCTGCGGTACTCCGATGGTCGTCAGTTGCTGCGTAGTGCCTCCTTGCGCCGGGGAAGCAACAGTGATTTTGTTTTGCACAGACAGGCGCTTGTTGCCCTGCAACGGGTTTGGCTCAGGCGGACGCGGATCAGGAGTTGTCTGCTGATCTGTGATCGATTGCAGAAACAGTCTCCCCAGCTGTCACTTTTCCCTGAGGTTGAAAATTGCTGCAGGCGGGAACTGCTTGATGCCATGGATGCGATTCGCAGCCGTTTCGGTGAAGACGTGGTGCGAAGGGGCGGGGTGAAGAGGGTTTGTAACCCGTCGGGATCGTAA
- a CDS encoding PHP domain-containing protein, whose translation MFLLGVRSSYSLLRGTTSPTRLCRLVKKLGYSGIGLADRDNLYGLWNFLRGCRIEGLCPVIGAQVTEPGSSDFVTCLVKNNRGIVPSALF comes from the coding sequence ATGTTTCTTCTTGGTGTCCGTTCCAGTTATTCTCTCCTGCGGGGAACAACTTCTCCCACGCGTCTCTGCCGTCTGGTGAAAAAACTCGGTTATTCGGGAATCGGGCTGGCCGACCGTGATAACCTGTACGGCTTATGGAATTTTTTGAGAGGGTGCAGGATCGAGGGGCTTTGTCCGGTAATCGGTGCGCAGGTAACGGAACCCGGTTCTTCGGATTTCGTTACCTGCCTGGTTAAAAATAACCGGGGTATCGTTCCCTCTGCGCTCTTTTAA
- a CDS encoding response regulator, which produces MDKKKRILIIDDEPTALEVLTKILQYEGYDVVTAANGAEGVDLFRKTPCDLVITDMVMPVKDGLQTILDLREDVPDLPVIAISGGGAISKERYLAVAGYLERVATIAKPFSVESIIKTVADLLAPEGKDV; this is translated from the coding sequence ATGGATAAGAAAAAACGTATTCTTATAATAGATGATGAGCCTACGGCTCTTGAGGTCCTCACCAAGATTCTCCAGTACGAGGGGTATGATGTGGTTACCGCCGCAAATGGTGCTGAAGGTGTGGACCTGTTTCGCAAAACACCCTGTGACCTTGTTATTACAGATATGGTTATGCCGGTAAAAGACGGCCTGCAGACCATACTTGACCTCCGGGAAGACGTTCCTGATCTTCCTGTTATCGCCATCTCCGGTGGCGGTGCTATTTCCAAAGAGCGATATCTTGCCGTGGCTGGTTATCTTGAGCGCGTCGCTACCATCGCAAAACCTTTTTCCGTAGAATCAATAATTAAAACAGTAGCAGATCTTCTTGCCCCTGAAGGTAAGGATGTGTAG
- the lexA gene encoding transcriptional repressor LexA, translating to MELTEKQRRFFSYLTDRIAEDGRVPSLREAARDLGVSHTAVAQLMLQLERKGVVEREGRYGRTVRLFPDSRGTTKGLGRELPVVGRISAGLPMYAQQEWEGTVVVDPTIFRGENLFCLRIRGESMRDAGIFDGDLVVCEPRQYAENGEIVAVLVKGEEATVKRFFLYVDHIELRPENSEYPVMCYPFSEVLVQGKVTGVIRGKNSRFDGETK from the coding sequence ATGGAACTGACGGAGAAGCAGCGGCGGTTTTTTTCTTATCTGACAGATCGGATAGCCGAAGATGGTCGTGTTCCGAGCCTGCGCGAGGCGGCCCGGGACCTCGGTGTGAGCCATACAGCAGTTGCCCAGTTGATGTTGCAGCTGGAGAGAAAGGGTGTGGTTGAGCGGGAAGGACGTTATGGCCGGACCGTTCGCCTGTTTCCCGACTCCCGTGGTACCACAAAAGGATTGGGACGTGAGTTGCCTGTTGTCGGTCGGATTTCCGCCGGACTGCCCATGTATGCCCAGCAGGAATGGGAAGGGACGGTGGTGGTTGATCCCACCATTTTCCGTGGAGAAAATCTGTTCTGCCTGCGGATCAGGGGAGAATCCATGCGGGACGCGGGCATTTTTGATGGGGATCTGGTCGTGTGTGAACCGAGGCAATATGCGGAAAACGGCGAGATTGTCGCGGTGCTGGTCAAGGGTGAGGAGGCTACCGTTAAGCGGTTTTTTCTCTATGTTGATCACATAGAGTTGCGACCTGAAAACAGTGAATATCCAGTCATGTGCTACCCTTTCAGTGAGGTTCTGGTGCAGGGGAAAGTGACAGGAGTTATCCGGGGAAAGAACAGCAGGTTTGATGGTGAAACGAAATAA